The sequence below is a genomic window from Nitrobacter winogradskyi Nb-255.
GCTGAAGCCGATTGAAGCCCGACAGTTCGATTCTTTGAAGAACCTGCCGGAGCGGCCGCCAAGCCTGGTGCCGCCCGGCACCTCCGATCCGATCGGCGCCATGATCGAGATTATCGATCCCGACGTCATCACCGGCTCGCTGCCGTCGCAGGAGGCCCCGCAATGATCGGCCAGAACAGGCTTCCGCCGGCGCTCTGGAGTCAGCGCCTGATCCGCAATCTGCTCTACGGCCGCAATGTGGATCGCGCCGCCAAGGCGCGGGTGCGCGTCGGTCTCGTCATCATCTTGTTCGCGCTGATCTATACGGTGGTCGCGGCGCGTCTTGTCATGTTCGCGGCCTTTCCGGATGATCGTGGAGGGCGCCGGACCGCCTCGCAGGACGCGATCGCCACGGCGCGGCCCGATATCATCGATCGCAACGGCCAGGTTCTTGCGACCGATATCAAGTCGCCGAGCCTGTTCGGCGAGCCACGCCGCCTCATCGACAGGGACGAGGCGGTCGAGTTGCTGACGGCGACGCTACCGGATCTGGAGACCTCCGAGGTTCGACAGCGTCTTGGCACTCGCAAGGGTTTTGTCTGGCTGAAACGCGAGATCACCCCTGCGCAGCAAAAGGAAATTCACAGTCTCGGCATTCCCGGCATCGGCTTCCTGCGCGAGAACAAGCGCGTTTATCCAAGCGGGCGCGAGGTCGCGCACCTGATCGGGCTCGTCAACATCGATAACCAGGGCATCGCCGGGATGGAGAAGTGGCTCGACAGCAACGGGCTCGCTGACCTGCACCGCGCCGGCTTCGCCACCGACCGCCTGCAGAAGCCGGTGGAGTTGTCGATCGACCTGCGTGTCGAGCACGCGCTGCGCGACGAGCTTCTGAAAGCCAAGGATCATTATCGGGCCAAGGCCGCCTCGGGCATCGTCTCCAACGTGCGGACCGGCGAGATCGTCGCGATGGTCTCCTTGCCGGATTTCGATCCCAACAATCCGAAGGAGGCGCATGATCCCGATCGCATCAACCGCCTGACCACGGGCGTGTACGAGATGGGATCGACCTTCAAGGCGTTCACGCTAGCGATGGCGCTCGATTCCGGCAGGTATGGCCTGAATTCGATGTGGGATGCGCGTGCTCCGCTGCGCTACGGCCGCTTCACGATTCACGACGACCACTCGATGGGTCGCTTCATCAACATGAAGGAAGTGTTCACCTACTCATCCAACATCGGCGCGGCGCGGATCGCGCTTGCGCAAGGCGTCGAGGCGCACAAGGCGTTCCTGCGCAGGATGGGCCAGATGGATCGCCTGCGCACGGAGTTGCCGGAAAGCGCCTCGCCGATCCTGCCGCGCAAGTGGGGTGAACTGAACACCGTCACCATCGCGTTCGGGCACGGCATGGCGGTGGCGCCGTTGCAGGCGGTGATGGGCATCGATGCGCTGGTCAACGGCGGCTGGCTGATTCCGCCCACCTTCCTGAAGCGCACCGAAGAGGAAGCGATGGCGGTCGCCAGGCGCGTCATCAAGCAGGAGACCAGCGACAAGATGCGCTTTCTGCTGCGACTGAACGCCGAAGTGGGGACCGCGAGGAAGGCCGATGTCAAAGGCTACTATGTCGGCGGCAAGACCGGCACTTCTGAGAAGGTCATCAACGGCCGCTACGCGAAAAAACGCGTGCTCAATTCTTTCACCGCGATTCTGCCGGCGGACAATCCCCGATACCAGATTCTGGTCATGCTGGACGAGCCGCAGCCGCTCAAGGAAACCCATGGCTTCATCACCTCCGGCTGGAATGCGGTTCCGACCGGCGGCAAGGTTATCGCGCGCATCGCCCCGCTGCTCGGTGTGCAGCCCCGGTTCGATCTGCCGCCGTCCGAGCGCCTCATTCTTGCGGCATCCAGGGCGACGCAGTAGGGCGAGGTTTGTTTCATTTCAGCGCGCCTCGCGGCAAACGTCGGGCTGCGGCGTCAAATTGAAGCTACGGCTGGGGAGATCATGAAACTTCGCGAGCTTTTCGGCGACGACGCCACCATGGACGCGCCGGCCGGCGAGCTTGCCGTCACGGGTCTCGCGGCGGATAGCCGCGCGGTGAAGCCCGGAGATCTCTTTTTCGCGCTTGCCGGCTCGAAAACGGATGGCGCGCGGTTCATCGACGCCGCGATCGCGTCGGGCGCTGTCGCGGTCGCCGGTGATCATGCGCCTGCGCGCGGGCGCGTCCCGTTCATCGCAACGCCGAATCCGCGGCGCGCGCTGGCGCTGGCGGCGGCAAAATTCTATCCGCGACAGCCCGCAACCATTGCCGCCGTGACCGGGACCAGCGGCAAAACCTCGGTCGCGGCCTTCACCCGGCAGATCTGGCAGCGGCTCGGATATTTGTCCGCGAGCATCGGCACCGTCGGCGTGGTCGCGCCCTCGCGCGCGGTCTACGGCTCGGTGACGACGCCCGATCCGATCGAGTTGCATCGGGAGCTGGATCAGCTCGCGGGCGAAGGCGTCACGCATCTTGCGCTGGAAGCATCCTCGCACGGTCTTGATCAATATCGGGTCGATGGCGTGCGGGTGCGCGCCGCCGGCTTCACCAACCTGTCGCGCGATCATATGGATTATCATCCGACGGTCGCGCATTATCTCGAGACCAAGCTGCGGCTGTTCCGCGATCTGGTCGAATCGGACGGCATCGCGGTGATCTGCGCCGATCATGACTGCTCCGATACCGTGATCGAAGCGGCGGGCGCGCGCAACGTGCCGGTGATGCGTGTCGGCCGCCGTGGCGACGGCGCGCGGATGGGCATTCGCCTGGTCGAGGCGGCGATCGATGGTTTTGCGCAACGGGTCACGCTCGAACACGCAGGGCGCGAGCGTGTCATCCGCCTGCCTCTGGTCGGAGAATTCCAGATCGAGAATGCGCTGGTGTCGGCCGGTCTCGTCATCGGCACCGGTGGCGACGTCGATCAGGCGTTCGCGGCGCTCGAGCATCTCGAAGGCGCCAGGGGGCGGATCGAACGGATCGGTGAGCGCAACGGCGCTCAGGTCTTTGTTGACTACGCTCACAAACCGGACGCGCTGGCGAAGGCGTTGCAGGCGTTGAGGCCCTATGCCAAGCGCAAGCTCGTGGTGGTGTTCGGAGCAGGCGGTGATCGCGATGCAGGCAAGCGCCCGCTGATGGGAGCGATCGCCGCTGATAACGCGGATGTGGTGATCGTGACCGACGATAATCCGCGCAGTGAAGATCCCGCCGCGATCCGCGCCGCGATCCTGGCCGCCGCTCCGGGTGCCCGCGAGATCGGCGATCGCGCCGAGGCGATCGGGACCGCGATCGCGGGATTGCAGTCGGGAGACGCCTTGCTGATCGCGGGCAAGGGTCACGAGACCGGACAGATCGTCGGCGATCGCGTGCTGCCGTTCAGCGATCACGAGGCCGCCAGCGCGGCGCTGACGTCGAGGCGGATATGAGCGCGCGCCCGTTGTGGACGTTGGACGAAATGGCCGCGGCGATGCGCGCGGAAGGGCGAGGGACCTTGCCCGCAGCGATCACCGGCATTTCCATCGACAGCCGCACCGTTGCGCCGGGCGAGGCTTATTTCGCGATCAAGGGCGATGTGCATGACGGCCACGCTTTCGTTGGTGCCGCCTTGAAGGCGGGCGCGGCGCTGGCGGTGGTCGAGGCCGCGCGGCGCGATCAGTTCGCCCTTGAGTTGCCGTTGCTGGTCGTCGATGACGTGCTTGCAGCCTTGCGCGATCTGGCGCGGGCGTCGCGCGCGCGCCTCGCCGCTCAGGTGATCGCGGTGACGGGCTCCGTCGGCAAGACTTCCACAAAGGAGGCGCTGCGCGGTGTCCTAGGCGCGCAGGGCAAGACCCACGTCTCGGTGGCTTCGTTCAACAACCACTGGGGCGTGCCGCTGTCGCTGTCGCGCTGTCCGGCGGACGCGCGCTTCGCGGTCTTCGAGATCGGGATGAATCATGCCGGCGAGATCACGCCGCTGGTGAAGATGGTGCGGCCGCATGTGGCGATCATCACCACGGTCGAGCCCGTGCATCTCGAATTCTTCTCCGGCGTCGAGGCGATCGCCGACGCCAAGGCGGAAATTTTCGAAGGCGTGGAGCCGGACGGCGCCGTCGTGCTCAACCGTGATAACGCGCAGTTCGCGCGGTTGCAGGAATGCGCCAGGAAACTCGGCATCGCGAAGATCGTCACCTTCGGCGCGGACGAGAAGGCCGATGCGCGCCTGCTCGATCTGGCGTTGCATCCGGCTGGCTCGGCCGTGCACGCTGAAATCCTCGGCAGTGAGTTGACCTACAAGCTCGGCATGCCCGGCCGTCACA
It includes:
- a CDS encoding peptidoglycan D,D-transpeptidase FtsI family protein, whose translation is MIGQNRLPPALWSQRLIRNLLYGRNVDRAAKARVRVGLVIILFALIYTVVAARLVMFAAFPDDRGGRRTASQDAIATARPDIIDRNGQVLATDIKSPSLFGEPRRLIDRDEAVELLTATLPDLETSEVRQRLGTRKGFVWLKREITPAQQKEIHSLGIPGIGFLRENKRVYPSGREVAHLIGLVNIDNQGIAGMEKWLDSNGLADLHRAGFATDRLQKPVELSIDLRVEHALRDELLKAKDHYRAKAASGIVSNVRTGEIVAMVSLPDFDPNNPKEAHDPDRINRLTTGVYEMGSTFKAFTLAMALDSGRYGLNSMWDARAPLRYGRFTIHDDHSMGRFINMKEVFTYSSNIGAARIALAQGVEAHKAFLRRMGQMDRLRTELPESASPILPRKWGELNTVTIAFGHGMAVAPLQAVMGIDALVNGGWLIPPTFLKRTEEEAMAVARRVIKQETSDKMRFLLRLNAEVGTARKADVKGYYVGGKTGTSEKVINGRYAKKRVLNSFTAILPADNPRYQILVMLDEPQPLKETHGFITSGWNAVPTGGKVIARIAPLLGVQPRFDLPPSERLILAASRATQ
- a CDS encoding UDP-N-acetylmuramoyl-L-alanyl-D-glutamate--2,6-diaminopimelate ligase, encoding MKLRELFGDDATMDAPAGELAVTGLAADSRAVKPGDLFFALAGSKTDGARFIDAAIASGAVAVAGDHAPARGRVPFIATPNPRRALALAAAKFYPRQPATIAAVTGTSGKTSVAAFTRQIWQRLGYLSASIGTVGVVAPSRAVYGSVTTPDPIELHRELDQLAGEGVTHLALEASSHGLDQYRVDGVRVRAAGFTNLSRDHMDYHPTVAHYLETKLRLFRDLVESDGIAVICADHDCSDTVIEAAGARNVPVMRVGRRGDGARMGIRLVEAAIDGFAQRVTLEHAGRERVIRLPLVGEFQIENALVSAGLVIGTGGDVDQAFAALEHLEGARGRIERIGERNGAQVFVDYAHKPDALAKALQALRPYAKRKLVVVFGAGGDRDAGKRPLMGAIAADNADVVIVTDDNPRSEDPAAIRAAILAAAPGAREIGDRAEAIGTAIAGLQSGDALLIAGKGHETGQIVGDRVLPFSDHEAASAALTSRRI
- a CDS encoding UDP-N-acetylmuramoylalanyl-D-glutamyl-2,6-diaminopimelate--D-alanyl-D-alanine ligase, yielding MSARPLWTLDEMAAAMRAEGRGTLPAAITGISIDSRTVAPGEAYFAIKGDVHDGHAFVGAALKAGAALAVVEAARRDQFALELPLLVVDDVLAALRDLARASRARLAAQVIAVTGSVGKTSTKEALRGVLGAQGKTHVSVASFNNHWGVPLSLSRCPADARFAVFEIGMNHAGEITPLVKMVRPHVAIITTVEPVHLEFFSGVEAIADAKAEIFEGVEPDGAVVLNRDNAQFARLQECARKLGIAKIVTFGADEKADARLLDLALHPAGSAVHAEILGSELTYKLGMPGRHMAMNSLAVLAAASLAGADLALAGLALSQAQPAAGRGVRRALAVRGGEALLIDESYNANPASMAAALNVLGEAKVGTQGRRIAVLGDMLELGPRSADLHRDLTGAIDANDVDMIFCCGPLMRNLWNALSSGRRGGYAEDAAALESQVTAAIRSGDVIMVKGSLGSRMKVIVTALERRYSGSAAEIL